The following proteins are co-located in the Candidatus Methylomirabilota bacterium genome:
- a CDS encoding DUF5989 family protein — MALARDLWDFLKERKKWWLAPVVIMLALIGLLIVGGGASAIAPFIYTIF, encoded by the coding sequence ATGGCACTGGCCAGGGACCTGTGGGACTTTCTGAAGGAACGAAAGAAGTGGTGGCTGGCACCGGTTGTCATCATGCTGGCGCTGATCGGTCTCCTCATCGTGGGCGGCGGCGCCTCGGCCATCGCCCCGTTTATCTACACCATCTTCTGA
- a CDS encoding MFS transporter encodes MTLRGLHLLPVAMFFGTFAWSFVYVSLPFHIQAISPVDAAATLRWTGWILGISPLVTVVTAPIWGYYAERGNPKAMYVAVEMLQGLTFFGMALARTLPELLLSRMVLGIMGAASTFAFIMAGRETETTAVRRRVAAVQSAMTVGQVIGPLAGAIAAAQLGFRTSFMLGGLILLGCSGLVRWGVPTVPATPRQRDREGAARPRDVAAVALIVLGGNVQVFFLTAILPVVLPDLGVAPARTLEIGGMLIFASGVAAALGALAAPRLGEWMSERMLIVTLLVASSVLVAALASVASVWLYGVLRFLQVLCVAPVFPIVVARIAQRAGGQAIGFINSARIGAAFVGPVVATTALTWDSPAALYLLLAAIGLACLPATAVRGAVSGPRAL; translated from the coding sequence GTGACCCTCCGGGGGCTGCACCTCCTGCCCGTTGCGATGTTCTTCGGCACATTCGCGTGGTCGTTCGTCTATGTGAGCCTGCCCTTCCACATCCAGGCCATCAGCCCGGTCGACGCGGCGGCGACGCTCCGCTGGACGGGCTGGATCCTCGGCATCTCGCCCCTGGTCACGGTCGTGACGGCGCCCATCTGGGGCTACTATGCCGAGCGCGGCAACCCCAAGGCGATGTACGTCGCGGTCGAGATGCTGCAAGGGCTCACCTTCTTCGGCATGGCGCTGGCGCGGACGTTGCCCGAGCTGCTCCTCTCGCGCATGGTGCTCGGCATCATGGGCGCCGCCTCGACCTTCGCCTTCATCATGGCCGGACGCGAGACGGAGACGACCGCGGTGCGCCGCCGGGTGGCGGCGGTGCAGTCGGCGATGACGGTGGGGCAGGTGATCGGGCCCCTGGCGGGGGCCATCGCGGCCGCGCAACTCGGGTTCCGCACCTCCTTCATGCTGGGCGGGCTCATCCTGCTCGGCTGCTCCGGCCTGGTCCGCTGGGGCGTGCCGACGGTGCCGGCCACGCCCCGGCAGCGCGATCGCGAGGGCGCGGCGCGGCCGCGGGACGTCGCCGCCGTCGCGCTGATCGTGCTGGGGGGCAACGTGCAGGTCTTCTTCCTCACCGCGATCCTGCCGGTGGTCCTGCCCGACCTGGGGGTGGCGCCGGCCCGCACGCTCGAGATCGGCGGCATGCTGATCTTCGCCTCGGGCGTGGCGGCGGCCCTCGGGGCCCTGGCCGCCCCGCGGCTCGGTGAATGGATGAGCGAGCGCATGCTGATCGTGACCCTCCTGGTGGCCTCGTCGGTGCTGGTGGCTGCGCTGGCGTCCGTCGCCTCTGTCTGGCTCTACGGCGTGCTGCGGTTCCTCCAGGTGCTGTGCGTGGCGCCGGTCTTTCCCATCGTCGTGGCCCGCATCGCGCAGCGGGCGGGGGGACAGGCGATCGGCTTCATCAATTCCGCGCGCATCGGAGCCGCCTTCGTCGGGCCGGTCGTCGCGACCACGGCGCTGACGTGGGATTCGCCGGCGGCGCTCTACCTGCTGCTGGCCGCCATCGGCCTCGCCTGCCTGCCGGCCACCGCGGTGCGCGGCGCCGTCTCAGGGCCGAGGGCGTTGTGA
- a CDS encoding MBL fold metallo-hydrolase, translating into MERRHVLKLGAVASGVFALGGMRRLSAGVAGAQTVSVPTVDRLVMTNVVDNVYDIFSKGGKLDTITVQRAPYQGRVNALLSEHGLAYHLDSLRGGERREILLDFSLTDLTLFNNYRALGVDPTRADALVISHGHRDHYGALTELARTRQGKLKPGLALYAGGEDTFCHRVSVAPIGATID; encoded by the coding sequence ATGGAGCGACGACACGTTCTCAAGCTCGGGGCGGTGGCCAGCGGCGTATTCGCGCTGGGCGGAATGCGCCGCCTGTCCGCAGGCGTGGCCGGGGCCCAGACGGTCTCCGTGCCCACGGTCGATCGTCTCGTCATGACGAACGTCGTGGACAACGTGTACGACATCTTCAGCAAAGGCGGCAAGCTCGACACCATCACGGTCCAGCGGGCGCCGTATCAAGGAAGGGTCAACGCGCTGCTGTCTGAGCACGGTCTGGCCTACCATCTCGACTCGCTCCGCGGCGGGGAGCGGCGAGAGATCCTGCTGGACTTCAGCCTGACCGACCTCACGCTCTTCAACAACTATCGGGCGCTCGGCGTGGACCCCACGCGGGCCGATGCCCTCGTCATCAGCCACGGCCATCGCGACCACTATGGCGCGCTTACCGAACTCGCCCGCACCCGGCAGGGCAAGCTCAAGCCCGGACTGGCCCTGTACGCAGGCGGCGAGGACACCTTCTGCCATCGCGTCAGCGTGGCGCCCATCGGCGCCACCATCGACTAG
- a CDS encoding glycosyltransferase family 2 protein: MAAGIRREINLTGAGIGVTLIAALLSIAVVAIRILSNRAAATWPHLLAGLVFLLIVTYLIYGSLVYQLTRFAYLRRLWLHRRASDDDLLRLYRAPHVPPVTVLVPAYKEEVPVVRKTLLSAALQGRPKRRIALLIDDPPQPTNPHDLASLSAMRRLPEEIEELLREPRRRCTAAFAAFCDRQTDAPLDLRHELRRLSRLYRDIGAWFRTQAAEHPITDHVDELFVELTYRGQARWCLRRSNELAWGPTSRHFDDEDLMAAYRWLVSLFDVSVTSFERKRYGNLSHAANKAMNLNSYLGLMGRSFREVVTPEGQLILEETGQAGAEFSVPDADYVLMVDADSILHPEYMTRLIHLLEQPGHEKIAVAQTPYNAFPNAPGVLERIAGATTDIQYIIHQGFTHYGATFWVGANALVRKRALEDIAVVDVERGYPIRKFIQDRTVIEDTESSVDLIDRGWQLYNYPERLAFSATPPDFGALIIQRRRWANGGLIILPKLIQYLCGRASRGRRLAEGLMRCHYLTSLAAVNTGLLVVLAFPLGEGLETLWLPLTAVPYYALYTRDLLQSGYRAGDVLRVYALNLMLIPINLSGSFQSLRQAWTGRKTAFGRTPKTQSRTRVPRAYLVAEYVLLAQWLLGAVVELLQGHSLHAALAFANAAFLAYAIASFIGLPKINWLTLARRADLRSP, encoded by the coding sequence GTGGCGGCGGGGATTCGCCGCGAGATCAATCTCACCGGCGCCGGTATCGGTGTGACGCTGATCGCCGCACTCCTCTCCATCGCCGTCGTGGCTATCCGGATCTTGAGTAATCGTGCTGCGGCAACGTGGCCGCATCTACTCGCAGGACTCGTCTTTCTCCTCATCGTCACCTATCTCATCTACGGAAGCCTCGTGTACCAACTCACCCGCTTCGCCTATCTCAGGCGGCTTTGGCTTCACCGGCGCGCGTCAGACGATGATCTGCTCCGACTCTACCGGGCGCCCCACGTCCCCCCCGTGACGGTCCTCGTCCCCGCTTACAAGGAAGAAGTGCCAGTGGTCAGAAAGACGCTCCTTTCGGCCGCGTTACAGGGTCGCCCGAAGCGTCGCATCGCGCTCCTCATCGACGATCCGCCGCAACCAACGAACCCGCACGATCTCGCAAGTCTCTCGGCTATGCGGCGCTTACCCGAGGAGATCGAAGAACTGCTTCGAGAACCCCGACGACGGTGTACCGCGGCGTTCGCCGCCTTTTGTGACCGCCAGACAGACGCCCCTCTCGACCTCAGGCACGAACTGCGTCGGCTGTCTCGGCTTTACCGTGACATCGGTGCCTGGTTCCGGACCCAGGCGGCCGAGCATCCGATCACGGATCATGTCGACGAACTCTTCGTTGAACTGACTTACCGCGGCCAGGCCCGCTGGTGCCTCAGGCGGAGCAACGAATTGGCCTGGGGGCCGACCTCGCGCCACTTCGACGACGAGGATCTCATGGCCGCCTATCGATGGCTCGTGAGCTTGTTCGATGTCAGTGTGACCAGCTTCGAGCGAAAGCGGTACGGCAACCTCTCCCACGCCGCCAACAAGGCGATGAACCTCAACAGCTATCTCGGTCTCATGGGGCGGTCGTTTCGTGAAGTGGTGACGCCGGAGGGGCAGCTGATCCTCGAGGAGACCGGCCAGGCTGGCGCTGAGTTTTCGGTGCCTGACGCGGATTACGTGTTGATGGTCGACGCCGATAGCATCCTCCACCCCGAATACATGACGCGGCTCATCCACCTCCTGGAACAACCGGGGCACGAAAAGATTGCGGTGGCTCAGACGCCCTACAACGCGTTTCCGAATGCCCCCGGAGTTCTTGAGCGGATTGCCGGCGCCACCACGGACATCCAGTACATCATCCATCAGGGGTTCACCCACTATGGGGCGACATTCTGGGTGGGCGCGAACGCGCTCGTCCGCAAGCGCGCGCTCGAAGACATCGCCGTCGTCGACGTGGAGCGCGGCTATCCGATTCGCAAGTTCATTCAGGATCGGACCGTGATCGAAGACACGGAGTCCAGCGTGGATCTCATTGATCGGGGGTGGCAGCTTTACAATTACCCGGAGCGGCTCGCGTTCAGCGCGACGCCCCCGGACTTTGGCGCGCTGATCATTCAGCGGCGGCGCTGGGCCAATGGCGGCCTGATCATCCTGCCGAAACTGATCCAATATTTGTGTGGCCGAGCCTCACGAGGACGGAGGCTCGCAGAAGGGCTGATGCGCTGCCACTATCTGACTTCCCTCGCCGCGGTCAACACCGGCCTGCTCGTGGTTCTGGCGTTTCCGTTGGGCGAAGGCTTGGAAACTCTCTGGCTGCCCCTGACGGCGGTGCCCTATTACGCGCTCTATACCCGGGATCTGCTGCAGAGCGGCTATCGTGCTGGTGATGTGCTTCGGGTGTATGCGCTGAACTTGATGCTGATCCCCATCAATCTGAGCGGTTCTTTTCAATCACTCCGTCAGGCGTGGACGGGACGGAAGACCGCCTTCGGCCGCACCCCGAAAACCCAAAGTCGCACCCGGGTGCCGCGCGCCTATTTGGTGGCGGAGTACGTTCTCCTGGCCCAGTGGCTCCTCGGCGCCGTCGTGGAACTCCTGCAAGGACACTCACTCCACGCCGCGTTGGCGTTCGCGAACGCGGCATTTCTAGCCTATGCCATCGCCAGCTTCATCGGATTGCCGAAAATCAATTGGCTGACCCTCGCCCGCAGAGCGGACCTGCGGTCTCCGTGA
- a CDS encoding carbamoyltransferase yields the protein MSRILGVSAFYHDSAAAVLSDGEVVAAAQEERFTRKKHDSAFPRHAVAHCLDEAGLSVDELDAVVFYDKPFLKFERLLETYYAFAPRGLKSFLSAMPGWIKEKLMLKSLILDELSEIERFDRKRLRLLFPEHHLSHAASAFYPSPFPEAAVVTIDGVGEWATASICRGHENRLAILRELRFPHSVGLLYSAFTYFLGFRVNSGEYKLMGLAPYGDSASERVERYAALIRTRLVDVRPDGSIWLDQRYFDFATGLRMVDEDRWRQLFGVPARRPEEELLPEYCDLALAIQKVTEEIVLNMVREARRLTGSRYLCLAGGVALNCVANGKILKSGLFDEIWIQPAAGDAGGALGAAYCAHHIWLNNPREADGKTDRMNGAYLGPQYSEAQVRQAVRRHRASFRHYEDFGALCDEVAGLLDAGNVVAWHQGRMEWGPRALGNRSILADARNPEMQKKLNLKIKFREGFRPFAPSVLMEDLEEYFDIETPSPYMLLIAEVREERRKALPEGYGARGWREKLYHIRSDIPAVTHIDFSARLQTVHQETNPRYWRLLKAFKDRTGYGLVSNTSFNVRGEPIVCTPEDAYRCFMRTEIDYLVIGNLLFDKRRQPVWPEERDWRETVGVD from the coding sequence ATGTCCCGGATCCTGGGCGTCTCGGCTTTCTATCACGATTCCGCGGCCGCTGTGCTGAGCGACGGCGAGGTCGTGGCGGCCGCGCAGGAAGAGCGGTTCACGCGGAAGAAGCACGACTCCGCGTTCCCCCGTCACGCGGTCGCCCACTGCCTGGATGAAGCGGGCCTCTCCGTCGACGAACTCGACGCGGTGGTCTTCTACGACAAGCCGTTCCTCAAGTTCGAGCGCCTGCTCGAGACCTACTACGCCTTCGCCCCCCGCGGCCTGAAGTCCTTCCTCTCGGCGATGCCCGGCTGGATCAAGGAAAAGCTCATGCTCAAGAGCCTGATCCTGGACGAGCTGTCGGAGATCGAGCGCTTCGATCGGAAGCGCTTGCGGCTCCTGTTCCCCGAGCACCACCTCTCGCACGCGGCCAGCGCGTTCTATCCTTCTCCCTTCCCGGAGGCGGCGGTCGTGACCATCGACGGCGTCGGGGAGTGGGCGACGGCCTCTATCTGCCGCGGGCACGAGAACCGGTTGGCTATCCTGCGAGAGCTTCGCTTCCCTCACTCCGTCGGTCTCCTCTACTCAGCCTTCACATACTTCCTGGGGTTCCGGGTCAACTCCGGGGAATACAAGCTGATGGGACTGGCGCCCTACGGGGACTCGGCGTCCGAGCGGGTGGAGCGGTACGCCGCGCTGATCCGGACACGCCTCGTGGATGTCAGGCCGGACGGATCCATCTGGCTGGACCAGCGGTATTTCGATTTCGCGACCGGTCTCAGGATGGTCGATGAGGATCGGTGGCGGCAGCTGTTCGGCGTGCCGGCCCGGAGGCCTGAAGAGGAGTTGCTGCCCGAATACTGCGACCTGGCGCTGGCGATCCAGAAGGTCACGGAAGAAATCGTGCTCAACATGGTGCGGGAGGCCCGGCGGTTGACCGGCTCGAGGTATCTCTGCCTGGCCGGGGGCGTGGCCCTCAATTGCGTGGCCAACGGGAAGATCCTCAAGAGCGGGCTGTTCGACGAGATCTGGATCCAACCGGCGGCCGGAGACGCCGGTGGGGCGCTGGGGGCCGCCTACTGCGCCCATCACATCTGGTTGAACAATCCCCGGGAGGCCGACGGCAAGACCGACCGAATGAACGGGGCCTACCTGGGACCGCAGTACTCAGAGGCTCAGGTCCGGCAGGCCGTCCGCAGACACCGCGCGTCGTTCCGGCATTATGAGGACTTCGGCGCGCTGTGTGACGAGGTCGCCGGCCTGCTCGACGCCGGGAACGTGGTGGCCTGGCATCAGGGGCGGATGGAGTGGGGGCCGCGGGCACTCGGGAACCGCAGCATTCTCGCCGATGCCCGGAACCCCGAGATGCAGAAGAAGCTCAACTTGAAGATCAAGTTCCGCGAGGGGTTCCGCCCGTTCGCGCCGTCTGTGCTGATGGAGGACCTCGAAGAGTACTTCGACATCGAAACCCCATCCCCATACATGCTCCTCATCGCGGAAGTGCGGGAGGAGCGGAGAAAGGCGCTGCCGGAAGGATACGGGGCCCGAGGCTGGCGGGAGAAGTTGTACCACATCCGCTCCGACATCCCGGCCGTGACGCACATCGATTTCTCCGCCCGGTTGCAGACCGTCCACCAGGAGACGAACCCCCGCTACTGGCGGCTGCTCAAGGCGTTCAAGGATCGGACGGGCTACGGCCTCGTCTCGAACACGAGCTTCAATGTCCGAGGGGAGCCGATCGTGTGCACACCGGAGGACGCCTACCGGTGCTTCATGCGGACGGAGATCGACTACCTGGTGATCGGAAACCTTCTGTTCGACAAGCGCCGGCAGCCGGTGTGGCCGGAGGAGCGGGACTGGAGAGAGACGGTTGGGGTGGACTAG
- a CDS encoding dual specificity protein phosphatase family protein — MGAKVFWIAGPWQGRLGIVPRPRGAEWLDDETRAWREAGIDIVVSLLEPDEEVELALAGESASSAASGLEFRSFPIPDRSVPNSREAVAQLVDQIVAALKAGKSVALHCRQGIGRSAMVAAAALISSGQNAETAIKAIRGSRGIEVPETDAQRQWISDFSSWLANKRAAQARHAADSAPRRS, encoded by the coding sequence ATGGGAGCGAAGGTCTTCTGGATCGCTGGGCCGTGGCAAGGACGACTCGGGATTGTCCCTCGACCCCGCGGCGCAGAGTGGCTCGACGATGAGACGCGAGCTTGGCGTGAGGCGGGTATCGACATTGTCGTGTCGCTTTTGGAGCCTGACGAGGAAGTGGAACTCGCCCTTGCTGGCGAATCGGCCTCTTCTGCGGCCAGCGGCCTCGAATTTCGCTCCTTCCCTATCCCTGATCGTAGTGTTCCGAACTCTCGCGAGGCAGTTGCGCAGTTGGTAGATCAAATCGTCGCTGCGCTGAAAGCGGGAAAGAGCGTCGCCCTCCATTGCCGCCAAGGCATAGGCCGATCGGCGATGGTCGCAGCAGCTGCTCTCATCTCAAGCGGTCAGAATGCTGAGACTGCAATTAAAGCTATTCGGGGATCAAGGGGAATCGAGGTCCCGGAGACCGACGCACAGCGGCAGTGGATTTCGGACTTTTCTTCATGGCTTGCCAACAAACGTGCTGCCCAAGCACGGCATGCAGCTGACAGCGCTCCGCGCCGCAGCTGA
- a CDS encoding SxtJ family membrane protein — translation MAIQRSEDERHRSLETLAVLAAACIVCGLVFNVPAFGYVALGLLLIGLFFKRLAVRLAGAWLGFAAVLGAVNSKVLLTLVYYVVLAPVAFVYRRTHGDSLNLKRGADNRQSYWTVRDHRFEPRDLERPW, via the coding sequence GTGGCGATTCAACGCAGTGAAGACGAGCGGCACCGGTCGCTCGAGACCCTCGCGGTTCTGGCCGCAGCCTGCATCGTCTGCGGACTGGTCTTCAACGTGCCGGCATTCGGGTATGTGGCTTTGGGGCTGCTCCTCATCGGATTGTTCTTCAAGCGGCTGGCGGTGAGGCTGGCCGGGGCGTGGCTCGGGTTCGCGGCCGTACTGGGTGCGGTCAACTCCAAGGTCCTGCTGACCCTCGTCTACTATGTCGTTCTGGCTCCCGTGGCCTTCGTCTACCGGCGCACGCACGGCGATTCCCTGAACCTCAAGCGCGGCGCTGACAACCGGCAGTCGTACTGGACCGTGCGCGACCACCGCTTCGAACCGCGAGACCTCGAACGGCCCTGGTGA
- a CDS encoding BTAD domain-containing putative transcriptional regulator translates to MGELTLSLLGGFEARIGPGPPVPVPTKKAQALLAYLALPPGQSHPRDKLAALLWADTPPRTARNALRQTLFVLRRALGGIRGELFQLIGDAITLAPDAVQTDAAAFECALSEGTPAALERAVELYRGDLLSGLGVAEPGFEDWLMTERNRLRELALEALARRLAHQRTSGAAAPAVQTALRLLALDPLQEAVHRTLMRLYGQLGRRDAALRQYQECVKVLQHELGVEPEPETKALYQEILRQRPSQAAVPLAMAAKSADPPIVGRGAEVTRLHEALAAAWAGQGQVVAVLGEAGIGKSRLLADLAAEAEGRAGLVLLGRGYESERILPFGPWVGALRQGGVLMDARSLEGLDGVWLAELARLFPELLTANLPAVAEPGDPLRLFEALARLLRHLALRRPLVVMLEDVHWADDMSLRFLAFLGRRLYDAPVLVAVSVREEEMGDRPMLREGLDELAAEGRLTLLALPRLGRDDTMALVRLLGRTGSRTASGPTLAEHVWETSAGNPFIVVETMRAVAEGAIVGAPAGLPFPTRVRDMIARRLDRLSPRGRQLAGVAAVIGREFEFVLLQRTAGLAEHDTAEGVEELVRRRVLHATGERFDFTHDRIREVTYLALLPAHRRALHGAIVEAVEQLFFDRLGDHVEMVAYHSECGEVWDKAARYLREAGSRAAARLAYLEAHDRFERALAALDRLPDGRARTVLAIDIHLDMGPVLVALKSAASKEVEDCYARARELCERVNDRGRLFPALWGLWYVQNYRGNPERRREMGERLLEVARENEDRDQLLEAHHSLWRTLVERGEFARALTHLEQGYALYHPAKHRGHTFLYGNHDPGVCCRIIAARRLWLIGCPDQGLAATEDAVRLARHGAHWYTLALALYNAAVVHYWCGNEDATLARTAEVVALSDQPDILTSFTVGSKLLTCLLSGAGPSLTEVLEELARLQTNRGVLAHRAFFASLVAEAYGSAGRPDRGLEVLADALKTVEAGAERYYESALHRLRGELLLAVGAGTEGAEACFRRAVAAAQAIGARSLELRAVTSLARWLVDRGAPAEARAALAPVLGAFTEGHDTRDLRAARTLLAEIG, encoded by the coding sequence ATGGGCGAGCTCACGCTCTCCCTGCTCGGGGGGTTCGAAGCCAGAATCGGGCCTGGACCGCCCGTCCCGGTCCCGACCAAGAAGGCGCAAGCCCTTCTCGCCTACCTGGCGCTCCCGCCCGGCCAATCGCATCCGCGGGACAAGCTCGCCGCTCTGCTCTGGGCTGACACACCACCCAGGACCGCTCGCAACGCGCTACGCCAAACGCTCTTCGTGCTTCGGCGGGCTCTTGGCGGCATCCGGGGAGAGCTCTTCCAACTGATCGGCGACGCCATCACGCTGGCCCCGGATGCGGTTCAGACGGATGCGGCGGCGTTCGAGTGCGCCCTCAGCGAGGGAACGCCCGCCGCCCTCGAACGCGCGGTCGAGCTCTACCGCGGAGATTTATTGTCGGGGCTCGGCGTCGCCGAGCCGGGTTTCGAGGACTGGCTGATGACGGAGCGCAACCGGCTGCGCGAGCTGGCGCTCGAAGCTCTGGCGCGGCGGCTCGCTCATCAGCGCACGAGTGGCGCAGCCGCCCCCGCGGTGCAGACGGCCCTGCGGCTGCTGGCGCTCGATCCGCTGCAGGAGGCCGTGCACCGAACGCTGATGCGGCTCTATGGTCAGTTGGGGCGCCGAGACGCGGCGCTCCGGCAATACCAGGAGTGCGTGAAGGTGCTCCAGCACGAGCTGGGCGTCGAACCCGAGCCGGAGACCAAGGCGCTCTACCAGGAGATTCTCCGGCAGCGCCCGAGCCAGGCGGCGGTGCCGCTTGCGATGGCAGCCAAGTCCGCCGATCCACCGATCGTCGGACGCGGCGCCGAAGTGACTCGCCTCCACGAGGCGCTGGCTGCGGCGTGGGCCGGACAGGGTCAGGTCGTGGCGGTCCTCGGCGAGGCCGGGATCGGCAAGAGCCGGCTCCTGGCGGATCTCGCGGCCGAAGCTGAGGGGCGGGCCGGCCTGGTCCTGCTCGGCCGCGGGTACGAGAGCGAGCGCATCCTGCCGTTCGGACCTTGGGTCGGTGCCCTCCGGCAGGGCGGGGTTTTGATGGATGCACGATCGCTGGAGGGCCTCGACGGTGTCTGGCTCGCGGAGCTGGCCCGGTTGTTTCCCGAGCTCCTCACCGCGAATCTGCCGGCCGTGGCCGAGCCCGGAGATCCGCTGCGCCTGTTCGAGGCCCTCGCCCGATTGCTTCGGCATCTTGCCCTCCGGCGGCCGCTCGTCGTCATGCTGGAGGACGTTCACTGGGCGGACGACATGAGCCTTCGCTTCCTCGCCTTCCTTGGTCGCCGCCTCTACGACGCGCCAGTCCTGGTAGCGGTGAGCGTTCGCGAAGAGGAGATGGGCGATCGCCCGATGCTCCGGGAGGGGCTCGATGAGTTGGCCGCCGAGGGGCGGCTGACCCTGCTGGCGCTGCCCCGGCTCGGCCGCGACGATACGATGGCGCTCGTCCGGCTTCTCGGCCGAACGGGCAGCAGGACGGCCAGCGGACCGACACTGGCCGAGCACGTGTGGGAAACGAGCGCCGGCAATCCCTTCATCGTGGTCGAGACCATGCGAGCGGTCGCGGAGGGAGCGATCGTGGGGGCTCCGGCCGGCCTGCCGTTCCCGACTCGCGTGCGCGACATGATCGCGCGCCGCCTCGACCGCCTCAGCCCGCGCGGCCGCCAACTCGCGGGCGTCGCCGCCGTCATCGGGCGGGAATTCGAGTTCGTGCTCCTGCAGCGGACGGCCGGCCTCGCCGAGCATGACACGGCCGAGGGCGTCGAGGAACTCGTCCGGCGGCGCGTGCTGCACGCCACGGGTGAGCGTTTCGATTTCACCCACGACCGGATTCGAGAAGTGACCTACCTCGCACTCCTGCCGGCGCATCGCCGCGCACTGCATGGCGCGATCGTGGAGGCCGTCGAGCAGCTCTTCTTCGACCGTCTCGGCGATCACGTGGAGATGGTCGCGTACCACTCGGAGTGCGGCGAAGTGTGGGACAAGGCCGCGCGCTACCTGCGGGAAGCGGGGAGCAGAGCGGCGGCGCGCTTGGCCTACCTCGAAGCGCACGATCGCTTCGAGCGCGCGCTGGCGGCGCTCGATCGCCTGCCGGACGGGCGGGCGCGCACCGTGCTGGCCATCGACATCCACCTCGACATGGGCCCCGTCCTCGTCGCGCTCAAGAGCGCAGCCTCCAAGGAGGTGGAGGACTGCTACGCGCGTGCGCGGGAGCTCTGCGAGCGGGTGAACGACCGCGGCCGACTGTTCCCGGCGCTCTGGGGACTGTGGTACGTGCAGAACTACCGGGGCAATCCCGAGCGCAGGCGCGAGATGGGCGAGCGCCTGCTCGAAGTGGCGCGCGAGAACGAGGACCGGGATCAACTTCTCGAAGCCCACCACTCGCTGTGGCGAACGCTCGTCGAGCGAGGCGAGTTCGCACGGGCGCTCACGCACCTCGAGCAAGGTTATGCCCTCTACCACCCGGCGAAGCACCGAGGCCACACGTTCCTCTACGGCAACCACGACCCCGGTGTCTGCTGCCGTATCATCGCGGCACGCCGGCTGTGGCTCATCGGCTGCCCCGATCAGGGTCTCGCGGCGACCGAGGACGCGGTACGTCTCGCCCGACACGGTGCCCACTGGTACACGCTGGCGTTGGCGCTGTACAACGCCGCCGTTGTCCACTACTGGTGCGGAAACGAAGATGCGACGCTGGCGCGGACGGCCGAGGTGGTGGCGCTCAGCGACCAGCCCGACATCCTCACGTCCTTTACCGTTGGCTCTAAGCTGCTCACGTGCCTCCTGAGCGGCGCCGGCCCGAGTCTCACCGAGGTCCTCGAGGAGCTCGCCCGGCTGCAAACGAACCGAGGCGTCCTCGCGCACCGTGCGTTCTTCGCGTCGCTGGTGGCCGAGGCGTACGGCAGTGCCGGCCGGCCGGATCGGGGGCTCGAAGTCCTCGCCGACGCCCTGAAGACGGTCGAGGCCGGCGCCGAGCGCTACTACGAGTCCGCGCTCCATCGGCTGCGGGGCGAGCTCCTCCTCGCCGTCGGCGCCGGGACAGAGGGCGCTGAGGCGTGCTTCCGCAGGGCCGTCGCCGCCGCCCAAGCCATCGGCGCGCGGTCGCTCGAGCTGCGCGCGGTGACGAGCCTGGCCCGGTGGCTCGTCGACCGCGGGGCCCCGGCCGAGGCGCGGGCGGCGCTGGCGCCCGTGCTCGGCGCGTTCACCGAGGGCCACGACACGCGTGATCTCCGGGCCGCCAGAACCCTGCTGGCCGAGATCGGCTGA